From Calothrix sp. PCC 6303, a single genomic window includes:
- a CDS encoding XisI protein, which yields MDKLTNYQNIIKQVLTEYQRISAQVPVLDVDEVLMFDDERSHYLWFNIGWKQGKRVKGISVYVRIKNEKVYIEEDWTEEGMATELMQLGVPTSDIVLAFQPPEVRKYTEFATA from the coding sequence ATGGACAAGTTAACTAATTATCAAAATATAATAAAGCAAGTTTTAACTGAATATCAAAGGATATCAGCACAAGTTCCTGTGCTTGATGTTGATGAAGTATTAATGTTTGATGATGAAAGAAGTCACTACCTTTGGTTTAATATTGGTTGGAAACAAGGAAAAAGAGTTAAAGGTATTTCTGTATATGTTCGTATAAAAAATGAGAAAGTTTATATTGAGGAAGATTGGACAGAGGAGGGAATGGCAACCGAGTTAATGCAGTTAGGTGTTCCCACTAGTGATATTGTGCTGGCTTTTCAGCCTCCAGAAGTGAGAAAATATACTGAGTTTGCAACAGCATAA
- a CDS encoding YebC/PmpR family DNA-binding transcriptional regulator, with protein sequence MSGHSKWATIKRQKAVVDAKKGKTFTQLSRAIIVAVRNGIPDPSGNFQLRTAIEKAKAAGIPNDNIERAIAKGAGTFNDGSIFESIRYEGYGCGGVAIIVEAFTDNRNRTAADLRVAFSKNGGNLGETGCVSWMFEQKAVCVVTGVKDEDKLLEASLEGGAETYEMVDAGVSEVFTDISNLENLSQTLKTAGFTVSDAEWRWLPSNYVEIVDSEQARSLFKLIDTLETLDDVQNVTANFEMSEQLMDLGV encoded by the coding sequence ATGTCAGGACATAGTAAATGGGCAACTATTAAACGTCAGAAGGCAGTGGTTGATGCCAAAAAGGGTAAAACTTTCACGCAGCTTTCACGGGCGATAATTGTAGCAGTACGTAATGGGATTCCTGATCCGAGTGGTAACTTTCAATTGCGAACAGCAATCGAAAAAGCCAAAGCAGCGGGTATTCCCAATGATAATATCGAACGCGCGATCGCTAAAGGAGCAGGAACCTTTAATGACGGTAGCATTTTTGAGTCGATCCGTTATGAAGGTTATGGTTGTGGTGGTGTGGCGATTATCGTTGAGGCTTTTACCGACAACCGCAACCGTACAGCGGCAGATTTACGGGTAGCTTTTAGTAAGAATGGTGGAAACTTGGGGGAAACTGGCTGTGTCAGTTGGATGTTTGAACAAAAAGCCGTGTGTGTAGTTACGGGTGTTAAAGACGAAGACAAGCTGCTAGAAGCATCCTTAGAGGGTGGTGCGGAAACTTATGAAATGGTGGATGCTGGTGTTTCTGAGGTTTTTACAGATATTAGCAATTTGGAAAATTTGAGCCAAACATTGAAAACAGCAGGCTTTACCGTCAGCGATGCCGAATGGAGATGGCTACCTAGTAATTATGTCGAAATAGTCGATTCAGAGCAAGCGCGATCGCTTTTTAAGCTAATCGACACTTTGGAAACTTTGGATGATGTGCAAAATGTCACCGCTAATTTTGAAATGTCAGAACAGTTAATGGATTTAGGTGTTTAA
- a CDS encoding XisH family protein, translated as MPAKDIYHDAVKNALIKDGWIITADPYPIKYEEIKLFADMAGEKTIAANKQEKQIVVEVKSFLSRSPMRDFETALGQYLIYKAFLSVEHPEQELYLAIIQKIYDDFFQKVAIQFILVKYQVSLIIVDLDKEEIIQWTS; from the coding sequence ATGCCAGCAAAAGATATCTACCATGACGCAGTTAAAAATGCTTTAATTAAAGATGGATGGATAATTACAGCCGATCCTTATCCAATTAAATATGAAGAAATCAAATTGTTTGCTGATATGGCTGGAGAGAAAACCATCGCTGCCAATAAACAAGAAAAACAAATTGTTGTTGAAGTGAAAAGTTTTCTAAGTCGTTCACCAATGCGTGATTTTGAAACTGCATTAGGTCAGTATCTAATTTATAAAGCTTTTCTCTCTGTTGAACATCCCGAACAGGAATTATATTTGGCGATAATTCAAAAAATTTATGATGATTTTTTCCAAAAAGTTGCCATTCAATTCATTTTAGTAAAATATCAAGTCTCACTAATAATAGTTGATTTGGATAAAGAGGAGATTATACAATGGACAAGTTAA